The genome window ctagtgcttcctctggtcagtcggggcacctgttcaggggggagggagaaccgggggtgaatagcgtgatcctcccatgctctacgtccccctggtgaaactcctcactgtcaggtgaaaagaagcggctggcgactccacatgtatcggaagaggcatgtggtagtctgcagcccttcccggattggcagagggggtggagcagcaaccggggcagctcggaagagtggggtaattggccggatacaattgggtagaaaaaggggggaaaaggccACAAAAAAAACTACTTTAAGGTGAGTTTAAAATCACTTGGGCAATTTTTCATACAGATGGGTCACCCGCCCCCTGCAGACTACCATAAGTACTTCACATATTCGGAAACCACTGCTCACAGGAGGACCTACGAAGCACTACTACTAGGAAGCCCACTAAGCATAACCAGCGGTTTAGGTTTATCGCTAACCACAATGAGTCATTTGTAACCTGCCGTGGTTTGATATGAGGGTGTGAGACAACAGTGTGTCTGTGTACCCGTTACAGATGAACAGTTTGTCCTGAAGAGAGTTGCCGATTGTGCAATTGATCTGTACGCCATGGTGGTCGTCCTGTCCAGGTATACTTTAAACCCACATTCAAACAAGATCTCCTTCACTTATTTAAACATGATTACCCCCTCTGTCCCATTTAGTCTTTGTCTGTGCCCCCCACCCACGTcgcgctttctttctctctttagcCTTTCTCACCTTTTCTGTCTCACTCAAActtgtgatgttttttttttcttctcttaacCCTTTGCAGGGCTTCCCGTTCTCTGAGTCAGGGCCACCCCTCGGCTCAACATGAGAAGATGCTGTGTGAGACTTGGTGTGTGGAGGTAAGACATGCTTCACAAATGAGCGCCACACCACTGAGAAAATCATCTCAGTACTCTCGTCCTTTGAACCAAGGCACGACCTCGGAGTCTCTCTGACTTCCTGAAACCAGCGCCTTTTCTCAGGGGCTTTCTTGAAACACATCAAGCACCTTGAAATCAACGGATTGATCTGCCTCATTTCAATATATTGtggttgcttttttttgttttttaaaatggGTCCAACTGCGAAACTGGGGGATTTCAAGACAAAATTACCTCCTCTCCTTTACCTCCTCTCCTTGGCTCTACAAGAGAAACGTGTGGGAAACGGGGTGAGTTGGGGTTTCCTTGCTTAAATTTGCACCTAACGTGTGGTGCATGCAAGCATTCGGCCCCCAGCTTATTTAGGTGAAACACACTTCCACCCCAGTGGCGGCGTGTAAAGCCACAGAAGTAGCAGGCAACCGAAAAGTGAGGGGAATTTTCCACTGAGACTTGTCGTGTTTAAGATGGCATCCGATGTGCTCATCTTACCAGTGGCAAGATGGACCAATTGTTTGCATGCCTCTGTGCGAGATGTATGATGATTTAACTCTCATCCACTCAAGACTAAACGAAAGCTGGTAATAAGCACTAAGCTAGTAACTGAAGGTGCAGTTGATGAAACATTTCCAAATATTGACTGAATTTTAGCCACATTTTTATTTCAGTCTATATTTAGGATACATCTGTGCAGCAGGTTCGTGAGGTtgcaccgagggggggggggttgcactttgaatagctgttgcagctagaaaagcgctatataaaatgcaacttgattgacttttTCCTCTGCAAGATTTCCTCTAAAcccaagaaaaaaaacagaacggAGAGTCAAACCCTACCGGTGTTAGTTTTAACTGATACAAAAAAAAACGTACCATATCacacttgtcttgtttcctggatgctttttttccctccaaactgacacttttttttttgtgagagaTAGCGAGAATATATTTATCTGCACAAGTGTTGAATAAACATCCTCCAGATGTGCTAAAGTGCTGTTGCATGTTGAGACTATTCAGAATGATAGATAAGATTACTAGATAAGATGAAACTAGAATGCTCCCTGTGAGGAAATTGCACCCCAACGTTTCAAGTCAGACTCAGTGCAATTACTTTCactgcaaataaaacaaaactaaaacTACTGTAAGAAGTACAGAGTATAACTTGCAGCAAAGATATCATTCAGTAAGGATTACATCCTCCAAACTTTGCCCTATTGATTTGTCATCAGCATGTCCTTTCCCTCTGCTCACCCgtctccacccccacccctccaggCCCATGACAGGATCATGCAGGACATCAAGACTCTGCGCTCCGGCCAGTCCAAACAGATCTTCAAGAACTTGCGGGCCATCTCTGCAGCTGTCGTGGAGAATGGAGGCGTGGTCACCCCTCACCCCCTGGGTTTCTGAACGAAACAAGCCACGCTTATGTTTCAGGCcggttgtctcccccccccccccccccccggatctctGACCAGACTCCAGGGCCCTTCTGTAAATTAATTCTCCTTTTTGTAACAACTTTGTACCCTCCCCACCGCCACCCCCGCCCTTCCTTTACTTGGTTTGTGACGGAGCGCTGCCACTCCATCACATACTCACGCTCCCGTGTTGTTTGTTTAAGAAAACGGCTGACGAGTTGAATGTCATTCAAACAGGGAAATAAGCACGGTGACTCTGCTGGGAAGTCAGGAAGCGCAGGTGGGGCTGTCAAACACGCCGTCTGTGTCTTGATCTTCGCGCCTGCAGACGATCTGAACAAACTCGAAATTTTCGAGACTGTGCCAAGTGATCAGCGATGTCCGTCTGTGTTTGAATCAGTCCATTTGAGATGATTAAATCAGTGTTCATACTGCTTTGACATAGAAGGCCAGTTAAAGGTGGCTGTGGGGTTGCCTGTTTTTAGGCTGCTAAATTTATGAGCAAAGCTAGTATTTCAAAGGACAGGTATTTAACCACATGATAACTTGCTgatcttttttgttgttgatacACAGTAAATGCAGTGGTGTTTCTGTACATATCTCATGCCTTTCTGCATGCTAAGCTAATATGGCTCGATGCTTGTCACAACATAAATATCAGGAATTGAGCCGTTGCCTTAGAAACCAAATCCACAGATGCTGTATAAAGTTCctctccaggcctgtgtggaaaaaaacaaaacaaaaggggaACTCGTGGAGATGTAAATGAAAATGTGCAGGTTAACTCATTCTTTCATAATGACTGTCACAAAAACTACCCAAGTGCGAGTGTTTACTCCCTTCAGCCCAGAGTAGCCAGCACCATTAACTGTAATTGTAGGTAATTCACTATAACTGTCTGCATACTTGTTTTATGGagggctttttttaaaaataggTTTAAAAGTTTGCCACCCAGACATTGTGTTTATATGATTGTGTGTACATATTACATAGTGGGTTAAATTATTGTACGTGTGTGCCCTCTCATCCTCCCCTTCGATGGGACTTTTACGTGTCCAGCTAAGCTGCATTGTGGTGCACATTGCCCAGATATTAATACAGCCTTGTTCTGCCTTTCATAAGTACTGTCGGTCTTGGTCAGAACAGAGTCTGGTTCTCGCTGCTACCCGtgtgatgctgatgtgtgtgaattcaGAGGCGATTGGTCTCTTTATCTGAGAGCATGGCAGCCACATCAACTGCGGTGATACAAACAACACAATAAATATTTGACTTCAGAAAGAAGCACGCTCCCACCCTGTATGTTTGacattgtgttgtttgtttttacgCAGTGAACTCCCTTCTCCCTTCCACGGAGGTTGGCGTCATCTTCAGATTAGTTTCACTTCTGCACCAACGCTCGGAACAAGATATAGCTGACATCTTGATAGGAATTTGTCCTAATTGCTGATAATGCAGAACTACTACAGCGGCTTCAAAACATGCTCCCTTTTTCtgcctcacaaacacacacacacacacacaaacaaactgacAAACCCAGTGGATGTATGTGAAACAGCATGCCAGCAGTTTACCTGTGGTTGAGGGTGTGAATTCCCCTCACCTCAGCAGCTTCATGTACTCGAACTGGCTCTGCTGGAGCTCAGTGTTTACTCAAAACACAACCTCTTATTtaaaagaaatggaaaaaaaagaagaagcatacATTCATTGTTGTAGCCCCACAGGGAGTGACTAAAGCAAGATTGAGATTTGTGCCTGGGATTTTAACACAATCTATGCCATTCCTCATGGGCCTTTTCTACAATCCGTTGCAGCCAGTTCTGTTCTCATTACTACACCCACCCATCTGTATTGGTTGGTGTGCACTGGCCAACCACGTGGAGAGAAAGGGTGCGGGTTTTCAAGTCTGTTAAACATGACCACATGCACGTctgaccaaaagctaaaaaaagACTCTTTTGTGAAACCTGACCTTGTGGTAGCACCTCAACAATAACCAAACGAAGGCTTAACAACACTAAAGATGGACACAGCTATGTTCTGGCATGATACTAAAATTAGTCTGAAGGGGAATTGAGAGTGAGCATGAGATGCACGTGCAAACTGCTTTGATATGGATGAAAATTTGGGCATATTCTATGAACTGGAAATAAACAGTCGACCTTTGTGGAAAAAAATACCCGTACACATTAAGGTTTTATTTAATAAAGTGTTCATACTTCATATCTGAACAGAAGTGCATGAAGCAAACCTGTCTGAAAGTCAGATGTCCATGAAAATAACCCCGTCGCTGATGCAGTATTGGAAATCGCTCTTTCGTGCCATATTTTCAAACCTACGGATCACTATGATGATTCAGGTGGGGCAAATCTCACCTGTTAATGCCGTTCCACATCCAAAGCAACAAGTACAGCGACGTCTCTATAGCTACTATAGAAATGGACTTGCAATCCAAACGGTAACTAGTTTGAATCCCCAAACCAATTGGAAAAAAAACCTTGGTTGAAAAAAatttataaagaaaaaaaaaagaaggctcaCCTCAGCAACTACTGAAAAattgcctttgagcaaggcagcAGACCCTAAACTGGAGTTGCACTGGGTCGTTGGCAGATGTGTATATGCACAGCTGTATGCATGTCCAGTCAACACTCCCTGGATAAATAAAGTTTTAAAACTGTTGCCATCAGTGAAGTCCATTGGCAGATTCAAAGTTTAGATTCACAAGACCTTTTATGTCAACATTCAAAAGGGCTTCTGGTGCCAGAGGTTTATTATTCCATAAATCCCGTCGTTCTCGCCCACCAGACAGGAAACCTCCATGGCCATCCATCCCAGTGTGCCGATGGCAGTCTCCTTATTTAGTTCCTTGTATTTCTTGTCAGACGTTGCCTTGAGATGAGCATGGGTCCTGTGAGGACCTGGTCAGTGACTCTGGCGCGCTGTCCTCAAGTGCAGCCTGGGGCTCCTCCATAGATATGATGGCCTGGGCTGTCAGAGTCCTTTCTCTGGGGAAAGGTGGACAAAGGAGTCTCACTTAAGGGTACAATTGTGAAATTCTTACTTTAGCAGGAAATGACCATCATGACTCAAGGCTGGTTGGAAAGAGTTGTCGCTATATCCATGCCATAGTCATGAGCGAAATGAGTCTTAAAAATTCACGAACATGTACTAATCGAGTCATATGTCATTTCTGCTTATTCTATTCGGTATATTTAAAAAGCACAATGATTGGTAAATTGGATCTATAAGCCCTATTCATTTTCacataaaaaaagaaattaagtttcctttattaatcccccttaGGGGGATattaatttactgcaaattaacccatcctagctgtgacctgtggctaggagcagtgggctgctgccttcatgttgcgcccggggaccaactccagttcttttcccattgccttgctcaggggcacagacaggagtataaaccctcacatgcatgtttcttttgatggcgggggaaaccggagcacccggagaaaacccacccagacacggggagaacatgtaacctccacacagaggacgacctgggatggcccccaaggttgaacaaccacggggttcgaacccaggaccaccttactgtgaggcaacagcgctaaccactgggccaccgtgctgcccaaataaTATTAGCTGAAATATTAGATGCTGAACTTGAAATAATTTTAAATGTGCATCTGCCCATCCTCCTCATCGTAAATCACGAGGAATAAAAAGAAGGGACGGACACGACAGAGCAGCATGGATTGCTCTTCTTAACAGTAGAGAGAAGATCCTCATAAAcagggatttttcttttttttaaggagAATTAGAGATTTTAACACAAAACTCCACTTTGTTTGCAACTGAACATTTTCTGTTTTCTATGATTGTGTGTCTCTGATCTCATCTCTGATAGAGATGTTGGCGTTAAGATAACAGACTGAATGTGCATAGAAACGGAAGGGATGCTATCTGACAATTTTTACTAGTATAGCCTTTCTTTTTTATCTTTCTATTCTTCATATTGATGGTCCTGGTCATTTATACATTTtctcattgccttggtcaggggcacagacaggagtattaaccctaacatgcatgcttcTTTTTGGGGGTAAACCGAagaacccggagaaaacccaccacagacacggggggaacatgcaaactgcacaaagagggcggcctgggatgacccccaaggttggacaaccccggggttcgaacccaggaccttcttgatgtgaggcgacagcactgggccaccgtgccgcccaaccgCTCGTGCCGCTCATCAGGTGCAACAATGAGCGGACCGACCTGTGCCCGTGGAAAATCGTGACCATATAGTTGTCCTGAACCAGCAGAAAGTGCCACCTCATAGTCGTCACTAGCTGGCCAGGCTGAAAGGACGACCTTCTTCCCAGACTGCGACCCAGACCTTACCCACACCTAGACTTAGCCAGGACTTGGAGATGTCTGCCAGCCTGCTGCCAAACTCTGTCAGACTGGCCCCCAGTTTTTACACAGCCTGAGCATGGTCACTATTTTCAGTGGTTGCAGATTTTGGTGCGACACTGAATGTTACCTGAAAGCCCCAAAAATGATGGAAGACATTTGGCTAAGAGCTCCATATatccttgcaaaaaaaaagaaaacatggttTTGTAAGGATGTGGTGGTGGGACGGCTGCTCCATATACTCACATTTCCAAAACAGATGAAAAAGGAATAATTGCAAATGAAGCTTAAAGagggatgggggggaggggggtattatGAAAAACAATATCTGTCTAGTCCCTGGATTGATTTTGCCGTCCCTATTTTCATGCTTTCACGGTGATCAAGCGACGTTTCTGTCTCACCAAGTACTGTgatgtcttgatgctgctcagtaatccaggtcacaaaatcaaagttgaatcagttcatctggatgcaactttTACTGACAGACACGTTTAATCACtccactcatctaatgccccttttcctctGCATGGTACTGCGTCAACTCGACTCtgctctattcgactctactcgctttactttttgggatttcgttttccactgcagattagtgtccccccccccccccccccccacacagcgaagccccgctggtcatctgtgggcgtgttgactagttttttaaagattttatttacatttaaataaataaatataaatatatttttttatttatagtggtattttcatgtcaccttttagtatcggctcagctcacttggaacctcgacggagttggtacccaaaaaaaaaaaagtaccaggtactatccctaacttttgcccaatggaaactTAAAAAAAAGCGAGCAGAGTTGAGCTGAGTTGAGTTGAATTGAGTTGAGTCGAgcaggtaccatgcagtggaaaaactgactgcaagtatcaccacccttataaagaatacagtgtcataacgaccgaaaccaacaattggtctcatatgcagatatggatgtgacggccatgtgtactactcacagaggactggggaatggttgcaatcacagcattgtaagatggcgacaggtgtactcttagcaccGCCCCCGTTCCCTCTTTCATAGATGAcctctttccccccctccccaattgtatccggccacttaacccactcttccgagccgtcacgatcgctgctccaccccctctgccgacccggggagggctgcagactaccaaacgtctcctccgatacatgaggagtcgccagcctcttcttttcacctgacagtgaggagtttcgccagggagacgtagcacatgagaggatcacgctaccgccctcccctccgaactggcgccccgaccgaccagagggggcgctagtgcagcgaccaggacactcaacccccgcagacacggccaattgtgtctgtagggacgcccgaccaagccggaggtaacacggggattcgaaccggcgatccccgtggtggtaggcaacggaatagaccgctgcgccacccggacgccccgtttgAATCAGCAGTTTAATAACAATACTGTATACAAAGTTACTTCTCAGTGAACAATTGAACCCCGAGGATGAGTTTAAAGAGGATTTGCGGTTAGCGTGAACATCCCTTCTGAAAACGAAGAAAATCTAAGCGAACACTTTTGAACCAGATGAAATGGCAAAACGGGGGATTATTTTCCCTCCGCCGATATCCAACAAATTTAAAAGGCACGTTGAAAGATATGAATGTCAAACCGGAAAACAAGTTGTGAatgtaaagaaaaaaatccaaaagacaTGTAAATATCAACAACGAAGCGAACCTTTTAGTTaagagtagtgtaacgtgcatggataagtagacacgttggtcctggactaacgggtcggaccctttagtcgactggttaacgttgtcgcttgcggagcgggagacacgggttcgcgtcccggctgtggcggttcccgggctgctccctgaattcgctacagtacgttAGAAAATGAAAGCCCAGACAACCCGATCCTAAAACCATCTGGCGGGTGCAGAGTTTAAGAGTGACGTGATCCTCTGAGGCAGTTGGAGCGCTGATCAGAACCGCCACACTACCTGAATGACGGCTTTTACTATGAAAAAGGCAGTTTTTGTTAGAAAGATGTTATTTCCCCCTTACTCTGTCACCATGGCAAACACAATAAAGCCAAGTGCGTTGATACAAAGTCATTAAAAGATGGTAGAGGTTGCACTTCTTTAAACCATCAGCCAACTGGGAAGGGCGTCCATGGCACATGGCACAGCTTTTGAGCACCACGAAAAGATTCATATGCTGTCGACCAGGTTACTTTTCTCCTCTTTGTGTTTCTCCACAGCCTGGTCCATAGAACGGGGAGccagagaggccatctatgtcgagagggaacaaccatccctgaaccgggtctaggagtacatctgttgccatcttacaatgctgtgactgcagacattcccaaatcctctgaatagtacacatggccattgaaacgatagttaatggtcacactcatatttgcatatgaaacttggTCGTcacgctactgtattgtttataaagggtggggatacctgcagccagtttcacTTAGCTGAGTGCTGAAACTTATGTCAGTAAAcgaatccagatgaactgattaaacctaCTTTGAAACTCAGTGATGAAATTGCATCAAACGAACAGGCCGATCTGCCCCGCCCCCCCCGAGTGACGTCACACCAGGAAACGTCCGCACGTTTTGAAAGCGAGGTCGCCTCTGACTGAATTGCGATTGTTTCTGTCGAGGGGGGGCGGAACCAGCAAAACtactgccagccaatcagagcaGCAGCTCAGAAACGAGGCAATTATTACAGATAGGCCCTTTTCATCAGAAGTGGGTGTGAAGAACTGGAAACCCGTAAAACCAAATGGCTTTtagtggagaaaaaaaacaaaaaacggcacAGATCTGTTTCACATAGATTAAGTTACACGAATTTGTTAAAAAGTAGGAGCCCGACTTTCCGAATTCGTCGCAATTCTTTAGGTCTATTGCCGTGGAAATTCTGCATGCTATTAAAGCaacccaattaaaaaaaaactaatacaTATATTTCTTATTACGGATTTACAGCAGAATATCTAAAGTATTTTGGAATAGGAAGTTTAATTAAATTCACCTCAGCAACACCTCCCACCGTCCACCCGCTGTCGTGCGTCATGTGTGCGTAAAACCAATATAGATGAAATTGGCACAAATTTGGATCAAAGTCAAAGCTGTCATACATACCGTGGTTTGGGGTGGCTGTATGTCCAATTTGCATGCACAGTCCACCCAATGATACTTTTTAAGTAGGGGGAACAGCACGGGAACCTCACGCTCAACTCCTCCAGAAGCTCCTCTTTGCGCAAACCGTACACGACCGGCGCAATGCACTGCGCCAAGCTGAAGAAGGCAAACACCACCACCGACGAGAGCTCCTTCATCTGCGGCTGAAAGTGTCCGTGTTTCAGGAGAACCGCGAGCAGAAAGTTGACAAAGTTGGGCAGGATGTAGACGGCCAGCTGGGTGCAGTGCAGGGCGATCGTCCTGAATCCGACACTGTTGCGTCTGTTCAGCACTCCCAGGCGCCTTCCCTCCATCAGTATCCGCACATAACTGTACAGTATGAGCAAAGTGCACAAAGTTATCAGCAGCACCTTCTGCAGCTCGCCTTTCTTCAGCTGCTCGCGTCCGCACTCCCCCTCCGGCCCGGTGGCATTTCTGTCCGTGCTGGGGAGCAGACAGAGAGGGATTATCAATGCGAGCCCCCACGTCAGGAGCCCGACCAACCAGGGCCAGTGTCGACCGCTGCACAGTGAACTGTACCGCAAAGGATGGCAAATGGCGAAATATCGGTCCAAGGCCATGGTCGTCAGCGTCAGCAGGATATTGGAGGCGCTGGTGATTAAAATGGTGACCATGGCCAGGCAGCAGGACAGGCCGGGCCGCGCTTTCACGTGTATCTGATAGTGGAAGATGCTGCTCGTGCCCAGGTAGACCAGCGCGGACAGCAGGAGGTGGAAGATCAGCACGAACCGCGCGTGTCCCCGAAGCCGCACTTGGCAGACGATGGTCCAGTTTATGACGAGGTTGAAGAACAGCAGGATCGAGAAAGAGACGGTGGACACGTAAAACCGCACGCAGGCGTAGTCCTCTATAACATCTGGTCCCCCGGTGCCGTTGAAAAGTGACATCATTCCGGGGTCGCGTCGGTCATCGTAGAGCTGTGCGGCGAGAGAGGAGACGGACGGGGGAAGGACGCGACTGGATGGCGCATCGTCAATAGTTGCGCTCTCGCccgcgcgcgtgtgtatgtgtgtgtgtgtatgtatgcgcgCGCCGAGGTTCAAATGGGAACGCCGGTTCAAGTTTTTTTCCGCTCCccaatctgtctgtctctttttttcctctctctcttcctctctcgcacACTCTCACTCaagtctctcacgcacacacgccaacgcacacacacacacaaaggggcgGGTCTATAAAACGTTCGACGGCGTGGCCTCGGTGGGACAAAGACTTAAGAGAAGCGTGGCACGTTTAAATAACGTATAAAAAGGAAAACAGTAAAAAATTACAGCCATAGAGTCCAGGTAATAATAAACAGTACATTACTGATAACAAAATTGTGTATTTCGTGTAAAAACGAATGCAAAATAAGGAACTTACATGTGCTGTGAGGTATCAACAGcaaataacttacatttctagAGGCACATAGCCTGTGGTAGACGCAATGCAACAAGCAAGAACGTTACCCACCATAAAGGTACCATATAGTTTTGCACAGAACAATTTTATTGACAACAGCAGAAAGTGCCTCTTGAGCCCAGTGAGAGGCTGCAGCTCGGTGTTTATTCCTCATTTCTACAGCTAAAGTAGCAGCTAAATCGTTTCCCCAACGTAACataggatcaggaatcaggaacaatttatctgTCATTTCATCTTACGTACTATGTGCACAacagaaacaaaattccgtttccccagcccacagcagtgcagcacaaaagaCCAAAACGCATATaaaaaaaacctccaaaaacaacaccaaaaaacagagagagcaaggcaaacaacaacaaaaaataccccacaaacacaaacagccaacaacacagtccaccccagtccacccagtccaaaaactccaccgtccagagaacgaacgccagtccGGGTGTGTGGGAAAGTTGTAGTTTCCCAGCTATGTGTTGGATTTAGTCGAGGAGAACCCGCTGCAGGTGATCGATCAGAATCTCGCAGATGTCTTCAATGTTACCGTTTTTATTGCCACCACTGCAACCACAATGCTTGTACAACAATTTGATGCCTCGGTGATTCTGTGTAAATGAGCATAACAAATCAGATACCTGTATAAAACAAGAGGCACATGCAGAAAATGTAAAC of Lampris incognitus isolate fLamInc1 chromosome 20, fLamInc1.hap2, whole genome shotgun sequence contains these proteins:
- the zgc:194312 gene encoding odorant receptor 131-2 → MMSLFNGTGGPDVIEDYACVRFYVSTVSFSILLFFNLVINWTIVCQVRLRGHARFVLIFHLLLSALVYLGTSSIFHYQIHVKARPGLSCCLAMVTILITSASNILLTLTTMALDRYFAICHPLRYSSLCSGRHWPWLVGLLTWGLALIIPLCLLPSTDRNATGPEGECGREQLKKGELQKVLLITLCTLLILYSYVRILMEGRRLGVLNRRNSVGFRTIALHCTQLAVYILPNFVNFLLAVLLKHGHFQPQMKELSSVVVFAFFSLAQCIAPVVYGLRKEELLEELSVRFPCCSPYLKSIIGWTVHANWTYSHPKPRERTLTAQAIISMEEPQAALEDSAPESLTRSSQDPCSSQGNV